The proteins below are encoded in one region of Candidatus Hydrogenedentota bacterium:
- the rsgA gene encoding ribosome small subunit-dependent GTPase A, which translates to SLLNALDPELELHTLDLSRVTEKGRHATTLARLFMIAGGIRVIDTPGIRHLGLWDVTPAEVAFYFPELAAAAPDCKYRNCTHVHEPDCAVLRAVDEGRIPAPRYASYARIRASLESETGTTPGRVRPTGEPWKLL; encoded by the coding sequence CCTCGCTGCTGAACGCCCTGGACCCGGAACTGGAGCTGCACACCCTCGACCTGAGCCGCGTGACCGAGAAGGGGCGCCACGCCACCACACTGGCCCGGCTCTTCATGATCGCCGGGGGCATCCGCGTGATTGACACCCCCGGCATCCGGCATCTGGGCCTGTGGGACGTCACCCCCGCCGAGGTGGCCTTCTACTTCCCCGAGCTGGCGGCGGCGGCCCCGGACTGCAAGTACCGCAACTGCACGCACGTCCACGAGCCGGACTGCGCGGTGCTGCGGGCCGTGGACGAGGGGCGCATCCCCGCCCCGCGCTACGCCTCCTACGCGCGCATCCGCGCCAGCCTCGAGTCGGAAACCGGAACCACCCCGGGCCGGGTGCGGCCCACCGGGGAGCCCTGGAAACTGCTGTGA
- a CDS encoding calcium/sodium antiporter: protein MMVNLACILAAVLVLWKAADWFVDGAVGLAERLGAPKMLVGIVLVSFCTTAPEFMSSFLATLQGQPVIALGNAVGSITVDVGVALALAALLASTPLQADPLIFRTSGVFVLLALGLGFALCMDGTLGRLDGAVLLASYAGYVTVAYRQYARRQKDPVVRERMAALAEHEQAVASISTPKIVGLFAGGIAGVLAGAELLIHGAVGVAAAFGLPPEVIGLTVVAIGTSVPEIVTCVASALKRQSQIGVGNIIGADILNICWVAGASAVANPLTAEVKVIWFMFPAALVLVGAMVVLLRMGYNLTRWNGAVLLALYAGYMALLLLGAGR from the coding sequence GTGATGGTCAACCTGGCCTGCATTCTGGCCGCGGTCCTTGTGCTCTGGAAGGCGGCCGACTGGTTTGTGGACGGCGCGGTGGGCCTGGCCGAGCGGCTGGGCGCGCCCAAGATGCTGGTGGGCATCGTTCTCGTGAGCTTCTGCACCACGGCCCCGGAGTTCATGAGCTCCTTCCTCGCCACCCTCCAGGGGCAGCCCGTCATCGCGCTGGGGAACGCCGTCGGCTCCATCACGGTGGACGTGGGCGTCGCCCTCGCGCTGGCCGCCCTCCTGGCGTCCACCCCGCTCCAGGCGGACCCCCTCATCTTCCGCACCAGCGGCGTCTTCGTCCTCCTCGCGCTGGGGCTGGGCTTCGCCCTCTGCATGGACGGAACCCTGGGCCGCCTCGACGGCGCGGTGCTCCTGGCCTCGTATGCCGGCTATGTCACGGTGGCCTACCGTCAGTACGCGCGGCGGCAGAAGGATCCGGTGGTCCGCGAGCGCATGGCGGCCCTGGCGGAGCATGAGCAGGCTGTGGCCTCCATATCCACGCCGAAGATTGTGGGACTGTTCGCGGGGGGCATTGCGGGCGTTCTCGCGGGCGCGGAGCTGCTCATCCACGGCGCCGTCGGCGTGGCCGCGGCGTTCGGCCTCCCCCCGGAGGTCATCGGCCTGACCGTGGTCGCCATCGGCACCTCCGTGCCGGAAATCGTCACCTGCGTCGCCTCGGCCCTCAAGAGGCAGTCGCAGATCGGCGTGGGCAACATCATCGGCGCGGACATTTTGAACATCTGCTGGGTCGCCGGAGCCTCCGCCGTGGCGAACCCCCTCACCGCCGAGGTCAAGGTCATCTGGTTCATGTTTCCCGCGGCGCTGGTGCTGGTGGGCGCGATGGTGGTCCTGCTGCGGATGGGGTACAACCTGACGCGCTGGAACGGCGCGGTGCTGCTTGCCCTCTACGCGGGCTACATGGCCCTGCTGCTGCTCGGCGCGGGCCGCTGA
- a CDS encoding type IV pilus twitching motility protein PilT has product MSDETVVKSNGDEPQKSKLKKLLGYAVKNGASDLHISVGSPPAVRIDGEIRFLPAEPLTFADMNSFLDEMMNEYQRADFEKRGDADLAHGVPGLGRFRVNVLKQRGSTAMVLRHVKGKILDFDTLHLPPVLEKIAGMPRGLVLITGTTGSGKSTTLASLVDWINQRKRLHIVTLEDPIEYLHSNKRSVVTQREVAIDTHDFLSALRAVMREDPDVILIGEMRDAETFQAAISAAETGHLVFSTLHTTNVMLTIDRIMDMFPSNMHAQIRSQLALQLKACISQRLLPAKDGKGRVPAIEVMISNPGIAGLIRDNNVKQIPNAVAGGAEDGMQTFNMSLALLIKEGLIREEEAMIASDNPDELRMNLQGIYLSQGRGGILKR; this is encoded by the coding sequence ATGTCGGACGAAACGGTGGTCAAGAGCAACGGGGACGAGCCCCAGAAGTCCAAACTCAAGAAGCTGCTCGGCTACGCCGTGAAGAACGGCGCGTCGGACCTGCACATCTCCGTGGGCAGCCCGCCCGCGGTGCGCATTGACGGCGAGATACGGTTCCTGCCCGCCGAACCGCTCACCTTCGCCGACATGAACTCGTTTCTGGACGAGATGATGAACGAGTACCAGCGGGCGGACTTCGAGAAGCGGGGCGACGCCGACCTGGCGCACGGGGTGCCCGGGCTGGGGCGGTTCCGCGTGAACGTCCTCAAGCAGCGCGGGTCCACGGCGATGGTCCTGCGCCACGTCAAGGGCAAGATTCTGGATTTTGACACGCTGCACCTGCCGCCGGTGCTTGAGAAGATCGCCGGCATGCCGCGCGGGCTGGTGCTGATCACGGGCACGACGGGCAGCGGCAAGTCCACCACGCTGGCGTCGCTGGTGGACTGGATCAACCAGCGCAAGCGGTTGCACATCGTGACGCTGGAGGACCCCATCGAGTACCTGCACAGTAACAAGCGCAGCGTGGTGACGCAGCGCGAGGTGGCGATTGACACGCACGACTTCCTGTCGGCGCTGCGCGCCGTGATGCGCGAGGACCCCGACGTCATTCTCATCGGCGAGATGCGCGACGCGGAGACCTTCCAGGCGGCCATTTCGGCGGCGGAGACGGGGCACCTGGTCTTCTCGACCCTGCACACGACCAACGTGATGCTGACCATTGACCGGATCATGGACATGTTCCCCTCGAACATGCACGCGCAGATCCGCTCCCAGCTCGCGCTCCAGCTCAAGGCCTGCATCTCGCAGCGCCTGCTTCCCGCGAAGGACGGCAAGGGCCGCGTGCCCGCCATCGAGGTCATGATCTCCAACCCCGGCATCGCGGGGCTGATCCGGGACAACAACGTGAAGCAGATTCCGAACGCCGTGGCGGGCGGGGCCGAGGACGGCATGCAGACCTTCAACATGAGTCTGGCGCTCCTTATCAAGGAGGGGCTGATCCGGGAGGAGGAGGCCATGATCGCCTCGGACAACCCGGACGAGCTGCGCATGAACCTCCAGGGCATCTACCTCAGCCAGGGCCGGGGCGGCATCCTCAAGCGGTAG
- a CDS encoding DegT/DnrJ/EryC1/StrS family aminotransferase: MGSSEHGTLAVLGGAPVRGPEKAWPSWPQFDDAERAALLGVLESGKWFYGDRVAAFEGEWAAFQGARHCVTANSGTTALEIVLQALGIGPGDEVIVPPFTFVATASAVLRVGARPVFADLDHTWCLDPDRVAEALTPRTKAIMPVHFGGRFCDMDRLCDLAADAGIPIIEDACHAWGGHWKGKGAGTVGKCGVFSFQQSKNITAGEGGAIVTDDDALAAMCRSLTNCGRAAGMPWYHHENPGTNVRLTEFQAALLSCQLARLEEQTLRRERNAMILNNGLGAVEGLIPQPKSNRITRRAYHLFCLRVDEEAFGCTRAQFLAAANAEGWPVAAVYPLPLYEQPLFRKLGGYEGVRCPVAEDLCRRSGTWTTHEKLLGTEEDMGDIVRIAEKIKASAAALRASDL, from the coding sequence ATGGGTTCTTCCGAGCATGGGACGTTGGCGGTGTTGGGCGGCGCACCGGTGCGCGGGCCGGAGAAGGCGTGGCCTTCGTGGCCGCAGTTTGACGACGCGGAGCGGGCGGCGCTGCTGGGGGTGCTGGAGTCGGGCAAGTGGTTCTACGGCGACCGGGTGGCGGCGTTTGAGGGGGAGTGGGCGGCGTTCCAGGGCGCGCGGCACTGCGTGACGGCGAACAGCGGCACGACGGCCCTGGAGATCGTGCTGCAGGCGCTGGGCATCGGCCCGGGGGACGAGGTGATCGTGCCGCCGTTCACCTTTGTGGCGACGGCGAGCGCGGTGCTGCGGGTGGGGGCGCGCCCGGTGTTCGCGGACCTCGACCATACCTGGTGCCTGGACCCGGACCGGGTGGCGGAGGCGCTGACCCCGCGCACGAAGGCCATCATGCCGGTGCATTTCGGCGGGCGGTTCTGCGACATGGACCGGCTGTGCGACCTCGCGGCGGACGCGGGCATTCCGATCATTGAGGACGCGTGCCACGCCTGGGGCGGCCACTGGAAGGGCAAGGGCGCGGGCACGGTGGGGAAGTGCGGCGTCTTCAGCTTCCAGCAGTCCAAGAACATCACGGCGGGCGAGGGCGGCGCGATTGTGACGGACGACGACGCCCTGGCGGCGATGTGCCGGTCCCTCACGAACTGCGGCCGGGCGGCGGGCATGCCGTGGTACCACCACGAGAACCCGGGGACGAACGTCCGCCTGACGGAGTTCCAGGCGGCCCTCCTGTCCTGCCAGCTCGCGCGGCTGGAGGAGCAGACGCTCCGCCGGGAGCGCAACGCCATGATCCTGAACAACGGCCTCGGGGCCGTGGAGGGGCTGATCCCCCAGCCGAAGAGCAACCGCATCACGCGGCGGGCCTACCATCTGTTCTGCCTGCGCGTGGACGAGGAGGCCTTTGGCTGCACGCGGGCGCAGTTCCTCGCGGCGGCGAACGCCGAGGGCTGGCCTGTCGCCGCCGTGTACCCCCTGCCGCTTTACGAGCAGCCGCTGTTCCGGAAGCTGGGCGGCTATGAGGGGGTGCGGTGCCCCGTGGCCGAGGACCTGTGCCGCCGCAGCGGCACTTGGACCACCCACGAGAAGCTCCTCGGCACGGAGGAGGACATGGGGGACATCGTGCGCATCGCGGAAAAGATCAAGGCCAGCGCCGCGGCTTTGCGCGCGTCGGACCTGTGA
- a CDS encoding arylsulfatase, translating to MMRRRDFLAASLAAVAGAALGRRTVRAAGAGARPNIVHVLADDLGWGDLRCLNPQGKIPTPHLDALAGAGRVFTDAHSGSAVCTPTRYGILTGRYCWRSRLKRGVLDGWSAPLIEPGRQTVAALLKDRGYHTACVGKWHLGLDWTTAEGKPASRGRTDYTRAFQYGPCALGFDEFFGISASLDMPPYVYIRNDRVEEPPSGTLADSPKPAYYRAGPVAPGFQMDRVLERLTDEAVGVVQRHKERAGESPLFLYFPLTAPHTPIFSREEFRGRGETNVYGDFVHEVDASVGRLRAALEEAGMAENTLFIFTSDNGCSPMANFEELAAKGHHPGGPFRGHKADIFEGGHRVPFIAAWPGRVAPGTTCADTVCLTDLLATAAEITGAAPPPDAGEDSWSLLPLLEGRAPATPRPAVVHHSVDGYFALREGKWKFIDCPGSGGWSAPKPNSPESKTLPPVQLYDLEADPGETTNLCDKHPDQVERLRGILERFKQAGKSV from the coding sequence ATGATGAGACGCCGCGACTTTCTTGCCGCCTCCCTTGCCGCTGTGGCGGGGGCCGCTCTGGGCCGCCGGACCGTGCGCGCCGCCGGCGCGGGCGCGCGCCCGAACATTGTCCATGTGCTGGCGGACGACCTGGGCTGGGGCGACCTGCGCTGCCTGAACCCGCAGGGAAAGATTCCCACTCCGCATCTGGACGCGCTGGCGGGCGCGGGGCGCGTCTTCACCGACGCCCATTCCGGTTCGGCGGTCTGCACGCCCACCCGCTACGGCATCCTCACGGGGCGCTACTGCTGGCGCAGCCGCCTGAAACGCGGCGTGCTGGACGGGTGGTCCGCGCCGCTCATCGAGCCGGGCCGCCAGACCGTCGCCGCCCTGCTCAAGGACCGGGGCTATCACACGGCCTGCGTCGGCAAGTGGCACCTTGGCCTCGACTGGACCACCGCAGAGGGCAAGCCCGCGTCCCGCGGGCGGACGGACTACACGCGGGCTTTCCAGTACGGCCCCTGCGCCCTGGGGTTCGACGAGTTTTTCGGCATCTCCGCCTCCCTCGACATGCCGCCCTATGTCTACATCCGCAACGACCGCGTGGAGGAGCCGCCCTCCGGGACGCTGGCCGACAGCCCAAAACCGGCCTACTACCGGGCGGGCCCCGTCGCGCCGGGATTCCAGATGGACCGGGTGCTGGAACGCCTCACGGACGAGGCGGTCGGCGTGGTGCAGCGGCACAAAGAGCGCGCCGGTGAAAGCCCCCTGTTCCTGTACTTCCCCCTCACGGCACCGCACACCCCCATCTTCTCCCGCGAGGAGTTCAGGGGCAGGGGGGAGACCAATGTCTACGGGGACTTCGTCCATGAGGTGGACGCGTCCGTGGGCCGGCTCCGCGCCGCGCTGGAGGAGGCGGGCATGGCTGAGAACACCCTGTTCATCTTCACCAGCGACAACGGGTGCAGCCCCATGGCCAACTTCGAGGAGCTGGCCGCCAAAGGACACCACCCCGGCGGGCCCTTCCGGGGACACAAGGCGGACATTTTCGAGGGCGGCCACCGCGTCCCCTTTATTGCCGCCTGGCCGGGCCGGGTCGCGCCCGGCACCACCTGCGCCGACACCGTCTGCCTGACCGACCTGCTCGCCACCGCCGCCGAGATCACCGGGGCCGCGCCACCCCCCGACGCCGGGGAGGACAGCTGGAGCCTCCTGCCCCTGCTCGAGGGCCGCGCCCCCGCCACCCCCCGGCCCGCCGTGGTCCACCACTCCGTGGACGGATACTTCGCCCTCCGCGAGGGCAAATGGAAGTTCATAGACTGCCCCGGCTCCGGCGGCTGGAGCGCGCCCAAGCCCAACTCCCCCGAAAGCAAAACCCTGCCCCCGGTCCAGCTCTACGACCTCGAAGCCGACCCCGGCGAAACCACCAACCTCTGCGACAAACACCCCGACCAAGTCGAGCGCCTGCGCGGCATCCTGGAAAGATTCAAGCAGGCGGGAAAAAGCGTCTGA
- a CDS encoding ABC transporter ATP-binding protein: METCLVLDNVSKRYGRTLAVDSLCLELRRGEVMGLLGPNGAGKSTTLGMVSGLVRRTSGRIEIFGLDADRRFMEVIARMGVLVERPAFPEYLTVRRVLKWLVRLSGRATSVDWALRVTGLDAVSGMRVGRLSQGMRQRLGIAQAILAEPELLVLDEPTSGLDVESTRETLAFLRKLADEVSVAILFSSHQMAEVEILCDRVAVMRGGRLTACERTAAVLSWDFSRLEVLCDRAEEAAAALTAQPWVTAAEALPAGVRVTLREEDADRTAAFLVSGGFHVRGIVPKRRTLEEYFLKATRP; this comes from the coding sequence ATGGAAACGTGCCTGGTTCTGGACAATGTGAGCAAACGCTACGGGCGGACCCTTGCGGTGGATTCGCTGTGTCTGGAGCTGCGCCGCGGCGAGGTGATGGGGCTGCTGGGTCCGAACGGCGCGGGCAAGAGCACGACGCTGGGGATGGTGTCCGGACTGGTCCGCCGGACCTCGGGCCGGATTGAAATCTTCGGGCTGGACGCCGACCGGCGGTTCATGGAGGTCATCGCGCGCATGGGCGTGCTGGTGGAGCGGCCGGCGTTTCCGGAATACCTGACGGTGCGCCGGGTGCTGAAATGGCTCGTCCGGCTCTCCGGAAGGGCGACATCGGTGGACTGGGCCCTGCGCGTGACGGGGCTGGACGCTGTGTCGGGCATGAGGGTGGGGCGGCTCTCGCAGGGCATGCGGCAGCGGCTGGGCATCGCGCAGGCGATCCTCGCGGAGCCGGAGCTGCTGGTGCTGGACGAGCCGACCTCCGGACTGGATGTGGAAAGCACGCGGGAGACACTGGCCTTCCTGCGGAAACTGGCGGACGAGGTGTCGGTGGCCATCCTCTTTTCGAGCCACCAGATGGCGGAGGTGGAGATTCTGTGCGACCGGGTGGCCGTGATGCGCGGGGGCCGGCTGACGGCCTGCGAGCGCACGGCGGCCGTGCTGTCGTGGGACTTCTCCCGGCTGGAGGTGCTGTGCGACCGGGCGGAGGAGGCGGCCGCGGCCCTGACCGCGCAGCCGTGGGTGACGGCGGCGGAGGCGCTGCCCGCCGGGGTGCGCGTCACCCTCCGGGAGGAGGACGCCGACCGGACCGCCGCCTTCCTGGTGTCCGGGGGCTTCCATGTGCGGGGCATCGTGCCGAAGCGGCGCACGCTGGAGGAGTATTTCTTGAAGGCGACCCGGCCATGA
- a CDS encoding ABC transporter permease subunit has product MTRRVLNMFLAEATRCLRLRQTWAGGAAVAVAVGMMLARGGVARDGRADYDFIARAMPAGIGLAAFIMLLAWSACLVAPELGSGAIRLSLTRPVRRGEYVLGKFLAAAAYAVLLALEASALAWAAAAALGEITGVEFGGELLFTKEEMAFAWLGGTALAMLPLLAGAALGLFVSCCTRSTGLAVSATFGIWILLDLVKHFLGVDRLIFTTYLESCWQVFANRADGLDAEWLPMAGQCAGASLGATVLLLAGAVLVMRRRDISG; this is encoded by the coding sequence ATGACGCGGCGCGTGCTGAACATGTTTCTGGCCGAGGCTACCCGGTGCCTGCGCCTGCGCCAGACCTGGGCGGGCGGGGCCGCCGTGGCGGTGGCGGTGGGGATGATGCTGGCGCGGGGCGGCGTCGCCCGCGACGGCCGCGCGGACTACGACTTCATCGCCCGCGCCATGCCGGCGGGGATCGGTCTGGCGGCCTTCATCATGCTGCTGGCCTGGAGCGCCTGCCTCGTCGCGCCGGAGCTGGGGTCGGGCGCCATCCGCCTGTCCCTGACGCGCCCCGTGCGCCGCGGCGAATATGTGCTGGGCAAGTTCCTTGCGGCGGCCGCCTACGCCGTGCTGCTGGCGCTGGAGGCCTCCGCGCTGGCCTGGGCCGCCGCTGCGGCCCTGGGCGAAATCACCGGCGTGGAGTTTGGCGGCGAGCTGCTCTTCACCAAGGAGGAGATGGCGTTCGCCTGGCTGGGGGGCACCGCGCTGGCGATGCTGCCGCTGCTGGCCGGGGCCGCGCTGGGCCTGTTCGTCTCCTGCTGCACCCGCAGCACGGGCCTGGCCGTCTCCGCCACCTTTGGTATCTGGATCCTCCTGGACCTCGTGAAGCATTTCCTGGGTGTGGACCGCCTGATCTTCACCACCTATCTGGAGTCGTGCTGGCAGGTCTTCGCCAACCGGGCGGACGGGCTGGACGCAGAATGGCTGCCCATGGCGGGACAGTGCGCCGGGGCGTCGTTGGGGGCCACGGTGCTCCTGCTGGCGGGGGCCGTGCTGGTCATGCGGCGTCGGGACATTTCAGGATGA
- a CDS encoding VCBS repeat-containing protein, producing the protein MIAAVLGLALAGLTFLPPEEAPGLWAGGPKPLSGEALTNYRPADLDGDGAPELLFPDRVWFQREGWFPAEARASLPATLAGKTLDVFQGALYGLGNGRLAATRWTGEAFEPLFDQALDAPLEDRGGVSRFLHDLDGDGVPEVVCAEERGLRIFARKGDAYRPAGLLAVYPDLSLEEPPASTLWPRPRRQLTFPARRLSCDVTCGAMTVAILFPQPGPGGRPAYARRTHPLSLEGGGYAVEPAAGVWHGRPVEPFLRPCRLNGDDIPDFAGVRMSHTRGRVLNTPVMEYWATLDGGKTFAVRRSVCVPGFRPQGGFMDMDGDGLSDLVTEGSPLFDRGARETAAHLVTKHTLPHEVRVYPQTPEGFAEEPALTFQTDLDLGGGLWEQPPALARYAAGQLVQHWGDFNGDGRRDLLARTGGARVEVFLARDGAFSRAADAVLPVPEDAQVFTADVNGDGCWDVVARMAGPENAEGRTLVFRTARGDAP; encoded by the coding sequence ATGATCGCGGCGGTCCTGGGCCTTGCCCTGGCGGGCCTCACCTTTCTGCCGCCGGAGGAGGCCCCCGGCCTGTGGGCGGGCGGCCCGAAACCCCTCAGCGGCGAGGCGCTCACCAACTACCGTCCTGCCGACCTCGACGGCGACGGCGCGCCGGAGCTCCTCTTCCCGGACCGTGTCTGGTTCCAGCGCGAAGGCTGGTTTCCCGCAGAGGCCCGCGCGTCCCTGCCGGCAACGCTGGCCGGAAAGACACTGGACGTTTTTCAGGGCGCCCTCTACGGGCTGGGGAACGGCCGCCTGGCCGCCACGCGCTGGACCGGGGAGGCGTTTGAGCCCCTGTTCGACCAGGCGCTGGACGCACCGCTGGAGGACCGGGGCGGGGTCAGCCGTTTCCTGCACGACCTGGACGGCGACGGCGTGCCGGAGGTGGTCTGCGCGGAAGAGCGCGGCCTCCGGATTTTCGCCAGGAAGGGGGACGCGTACCGTCCTGCGGGCCTGCTGGCGGTTTATCCCGACCTCTCCCTGGAGGAGCCCCCTGCGAGCACGCTCTGGCCGCGGCCGCGCAGGCAGCTCACCTTCCCCGCCCGGCGGCTTTCCTGCGATGTGACCTGCGGCGCCATGACCGTGGCCATCCTGTTCCCCCAGCCGGGCCCGGGCGGGCGGCCGGCCTATGCGCGCCGCACCCATCCGCTGTCGCTGGAAGGCGGCGGCTATGCCGTGGAACCGGCTGCGGGCGTCTGGCACGGCCGCCCCGTGGAGCCGTTCCTGCGGCCGTGCCGCCTCAACGGCGACGACATCCCCGACTTCGCCGGGGTGCGCATGTCGCACACCCGGGGCCGGGTGCTGAACACGCCGGTCATGGAATACTGGGCCACCCTGGACGGCGGCAAAACCTTCGCCGTGCGGCGCAGCGTGTGCGTGCCGGGATTCCGCCCGCAGGGCGGGTTCATGGACATGGACGGGGACGGGCTGTCGGACCTGGTGACGGAGGGCTCCCCGCTCTTTGACAGGGGCGCGCGGGAGACGGCCGCCCATCTGGTCACGAAGCACACCCTTCCCCACGAGGTGCGCGTGTATCCGCAGACCCCGGAGGGGTTTGCGGAGGAGCCGGCGCTGACCTTTCAGACGGACCTGGACCTCGGCGGCGGTCTCTGGGAGCAGCCGCCCGCGCTGGCCCGGTACGCCGCGGGGCAGCTCGTGCAGCATTGGGGGGATTTCAACGGCGACGGCCGCCGCGACCTGCTGGCCCGGACCGGCGGTGCGCGGGTGGAGGTCTTTCTCGCCCGCGACGGCGCGTTTTCCCGCGCGGCGGACGCGGTGCTGCCGGTTCCGGAGGACGCCCAGGTGTTCACGGCGGATGTCAACGGCGACGGCTGCTGGGACGTGGTGGCGCGCATGGCCGGACCGGAGAACGCCGAAGGCCGCACCCTCGTTTTCCGCACCGCCCGGGGGGATGCCCCATGA
- a CDS encoding redox-sensing transcriptional repressor Rex yields MNLKGHQRAVPEPTLRRLPVYHHMLRQCLDGGMETVSCSQIADELHYDPTQIRKDLAVTGIKGRPKVGYDLAELVDAVETFLGWNSTRKAFLAGAGHLGSALVGYGRFNRYGLEIVAAFDRDPARIGRKVHDREVLPITKLPNLARRMHVLIGIITVPAPAAQEVADLMVQGGIRAIWNFAPTRIEAPDDVIVQNEDLYATLGVLLQRLNTTLREG; encoded by the coding sequence ATGAACCTCAAGGGACACCAGCGCGCGGTGCCGGAGCCCACCCTCCGGCGGCTCCCCGTTTACCACCACATGCTCAGGCAGTGCCTCGACGGCGGCATGGAGACGGTGTCGTGCAGCCAGATCGCCGACGAGCTCCACTACGACCCCACGCAGATCCGCAAGGACCTCGCCGTCACGGGGATCAAGGGGCGGCCCAAGGTGGGCTATGACCTCGCCGAGCTGGTGGACGCGGTGGAGACTTTCCTGGGATGGAACAGCACGCGCAAGGCCTTCCTCGCCGGGGCGGGGCATCTCGGCTCGGCGCTGGTGGGCTATGGGCGGTTCAACCGCTACGGGCTGGAGATCGTGGCGGCCTTTGACCGGGACCCCGCCCGCATCGGCAGGAAGGTCCACGACCGCGAGGTGCTTCCCATCACCAAACTCCCCAACCTCGCCCGCCGGATGCACGTCCTCATCGGCATCATCACGGTGCCCGCGCCCGCGGCGCAGGAGGTGGCGGACCTCATGGTGCAGGGGGGCATCCGCGCCATCTGGAACTTCGCGCCCACGCGCATTGAGGCCCCGGACGACGTGATCGTCCAGAACGAGGACCTTTACGCCACCCTCGGCGTGCTCCTCCAGCGGCTCAACACCACCCTCCGCGAGGGCTAG
- a CDS encoding glycosyltransferase family 2 protein, whose translation MPASKPASDASGPVPRNTLLYSVLVPACNESANLPPTLRSLAAALRGEGIPFELLVVNDNSRDDTAAVVEGLCGEIPEIHLVHNTPPGGLGRAVRCGLRHYRGGALAVVMADSSDDPRDVVACYRKLEEGYDAVFGSRFRPGSEVVQYPPVKLYANRLVNKAMQLLFLTRFNDLTNAFKAYRRHVIESISPLQAAHFNITIEMSLSCLIRRYRIAEIPIRWYGRTWGQSNLRLREMGRRYLCTLLMIWFERLLILDDLMLESRPAAEKDAPEGRD comes from the coding sequence ATGCCGGCCTCCAAACCCGCATCTGACGCCTCCGGGCCGGTTCCGCGCAACACCCTGCTCTACAGCGTGCTGGTGCCGGCCTGCAACGAATCGGCGAACCTGCCCCCCACGCTGCGGTCGCTGGCCGCGGCCCTCCGGGGGGAGGGGATCCCCTTCGAGCTGCTGGTCGTGAACGACAACAGCCGCGACGACACGGCGGCGGTGGTCGAGGGGCTTTGCGGGGAAATCCCGGAAATCCACCTCGTCCACAACACGCCGCCGGGCGGCCTGGGCCGCGCCGTGCGCTGCGGCCTGCGCCACTACCGGGGCGGCGCGCTGGCCGTGGTCATGGCGGACAGCAGCGACGACCCGCGCGACGTGGTGGCCTGCTACCGCAAGCTGGAGGAGGGCTATGACGCCGTCTTCGGCTCCCGGTTCCGGCCCGGCAGCGAGGTGGTCCAGTACCCGCCGGTCAAGCTTTACGCGAACCGCCTGGTCAACAAGGCGATGCAGCTCCTGTTTCTCACCCGGTTCAACGACCTCACCAATGCGTTCAAGGCGTACCGCCGCCACGTGATCGAGAGCATCAGCCCGCTCCAGGCGGCGCACTTCAACATCACCATCGAGATGTCCCTGTCCTGCCTCATCCGCCGCTACCGTATCGCCGAAATCCCCATCCGGTGGTACGGGCGCACCTGGGGCCAGTCCAACCTGCGCCTGCGCGAGATGGGCCGCCGCTACCTCTGCACCCTCCTCATGATCTGGTTTGAGCGCCTGCTGATCCTCGACGACCTCATGCTCGAAAGCCGCCCCGCCGCCGAGAAGGACGCCCCCGAAGGGCGGGACTAG